One Lactobacillus sp. CBA3606 DNA segment encodes these proteins:
- the citG gene encoding triphosphoribosyl-dephospho-CoA synthase CitG, whose protein sequence is MTVLPRLAQQSLLIEVSLAPKPGLVDPFSVGAHVDMDYDLFITSIQAWSPYLKQYLMIGATSSKLTTLFATLRQVGAQGEAAMLTATHQVNTHKGANFSYAILLGALGWCLKTQTLKQICAQRFTTVFQTVKMMTAGITTADFAHVLAKSHWSYGEALYVKQGVTGIRGEAEAGYPMLQNVALPFLAQHADLPAALRYLQLMVYLMAKLEDVNLLHRGGRSGLIRVQQAAQAILDQGLTTAPSWAKALNSLDQQLIDWHLSPGGTADLLALSIFFDQVVVSPVSWDVIAKGSKHEV, encoded by the coding sequence ATGACGGTATTGCCACGCTTAGCACAACAATCATTACTGATTGAAGTATCTTTAGCACCGAAACCAGGGTTGGTAGATCCCTTTTCAGTGGGCGCACATGTTGATATGGACTATGATTTGTTTATAACTAGTATTCAAGCTTGGTCACCTTACTTAAAGCAATATTTGATGATTGGTGCAACTAGTTCAAAGTTAACAACCCTATTTGCGACTTTGCGGCAAGTTGGAGCACAAGGAGAGGCGGCAATGTTGACGGCCACCCACCAAGTCAATACGCATAAAGGTGCCAACTTTTCTTATGCTATTTTATTGGGTGCTTTGGGCTGGTGTTTAAAGACTCAGACGTTAAAACAAATATGTGCGCAACGTTTTACAACCGTTTTTCAGACGGTCAAAATGATGACGGCGGGAATTACGACAGCCGATTTTGCACATGTTTTAGCCAAATCACATTGGTCTTATGGCGAAGCACTTTATGTTAAGCAAGGGGTAACGGGAATTCGTGGTGAAGCTGAGGCTGGTTATCCAATGTTACAAAACGTTGCATTACCATTTTTAGCACAGCATGCTGATTTACCAGCGGCCTTGCGTTATTTGCAACTAATGGTTTACCTAATGGCGAAGCTCGAAGATGTTAATCTCCTACATCGTGGTGGCCGGTCTGGATTAATACGGGTTCAGCAGGCCGCTCAAGCTATTTTAGATCAAGGTTTAACAACTGCACCGAGTTGGGCAAAAGCGCTAAACAGCTTAGATCAGCAACTTATTGATTGGCATCTGAGTCCAGGTGGAACAGCTGATTTATTGGCGTTGAGTATTTTTTTTGACCAAGTGGTGGTATCACCGGTATCATGGGATGTAATCGCTAAGGGATCTAAACACGAAGTATGA